Proteins encoded together in one Caldicellulosiruptor saccharolyticus DSM 8903 window:
- the hisF gene encoding imidazole glycerol phosphate synthase subunit HisF, which yields MVAKRIIPCLDVDRGRVVKGINFINLVDAGDPVECAQKYNQFGADELVFLDITASHEERNIMIDVVKKVAEKVFIPFTVGGGIRNIEDIRNLLLAGADKVSINSAAVKNPDLISESARIFGSQCIVVAIDAKRHKDGFHVYINGGRIDTGLDAIKWAKEVEKRGAGEILLTSMDRDGTKSGYDLELTEAVCSAVNIPVVASGGAGKPQDFLEVFKVGADAALAASIFHFGEILISDLKQFLKNHNIEVRT from the coding sequence ATGGTTGCAAAGAGAATTATTCCTTGTCTTGATGTTGATAGAGGAAGAGTTGTGAAAGGGATAAATTTTATAAACCTTGTTGATGCAGGAGACCCTGTTGAATGTGCCCAAAAATATAACCAGTTTGGTGCAGATGAGCTTGTCTTTTTAGACATCACAGCCTCACATGAAGAAAGGAATATTATGATTGACGTTGTGAAAAAGGTTGCAGAAAAAGTCTTCATTCCCTTTACAGTAGGTGGAGGTATAAGGAATATAGAAGATATCCGAAACTTATTGTTAGCTGGAGCTGATAAAGTGTCAATAAACTCAGCAGCTGTGAAAAATCCTGATTTGATAAGTGAATCTGCAAGAATCTTTGGCTCTCAGTGTATTGTTGTTGCAATAGATGCAAAAAGGCACAAAGATGGTTTCCATGTGTATATAAATGGGGGTAGGATTGATACAGGTCTTGATGCTATAAAATGGGCAAAAGAAGTAGAGAAAAGGGGTGCTGGTGAAATTCTTTTGACTTCAATGGATAGAGATGGAACAAAATCTGGCTATGATTTAGAGTTAACAGAAGCTGTGTGCTCGGCTGTTAATATTCCTGTTGTTGCTTCAGGAGGAGCTGGTAAACCTCAGGACTTTTTAGAAGTTTTCAAAGTGGGTGCTGATGCAGCACTGGCTGCGTCAATTTTTCATTTTGGTGAGATTTTGATTAGTGATTTAAAGCAATTTTTGAAAAATCATAATATTGAGGTGAGGACATAA
- the hisIE gene encoding bifunctional phosphoribosyl-AMP cyclohydrolase/phosphoribosyl-ATP diphosphatase HisIE yields MLDLSALKFDQNGLIPVIVQDFSTNEILMLAYMNKESIDLTIETGYMHYFSRSRDKIWKKGETSGNFQKVKALYLDCDGDALLAVVEQTGVACHTGNKTCFFTNIFGEDKKSEVDILFKLIETINDRKKNKIEGSYTCYLFEKGLDKILKKVGEEATEVVIAAKNGSKEEVIYEVSDLIYHLSVLLSYFDMSWTDIFKSLEQRRK; encoded by the coding sequence ATGTTGGATTTGTCTGCACTTAAATTTGACCAAAACGGACTCATTCCTGTAATTGTTCAAGATTTTAGTACAAATGAGATTTTGATGTTGGCATATATGAACAAAGAGAGTATAGACCTTACAATCGAGACAGGATACATGCACTATTTTAGCAGAAGTAGAGATAAAATATGGAAAAAAGGTGAGACATCTGGAAATTTTCAAAAAGTAAAAGCATTGTACCTTGATTGTGATGGTGATGCCTTATTAGCAGTTGTTGAACAAACAGGTGTTGCATGTCATACCGGAAATAAGACTTGCTTTTTTACAAACATTTTTGGAGAAGACAAAAAAAGTGAAGTTGATATTCTTTTTAAACTGATTGAAACAATAAATGACAGAAAGAAGAACAAAATTGAAGGTTCATACACCTGTTATTTGTTTGAAAAAGGACTTGACAAAATACTCAAAAAAGTTGGTGAAGAAGCGACAGAGGTAGTAATAGCTGCTAAGAATGGCTCAAAGGAAGAGGTTATATATGAAGTTTCAGATCTCATATATCATTTGAGTGTGCTACTTTCATATTTT